The following coding sequences lie in one Filimonas effusa genomic window:
- the rfbB gene encoding dTDP-glucose 4,6-dehydratase, with the protein MSKSIIITGGAGFIGSHVVRLFVNNYPEYKIINLDALTYAGNLENLRDIESAPNYVFEKADILDKDVIEALFKKHEVTDVIHLAAESHVDRSILSPLDFVYTNIIGTVNLLNAAKECWKGDYANHRFHHVSTDEVFGTLGDTGFFTETTPYSPNSPYSASKAGSDHFVRAYGETYGLGYVITNCSNNYGPNHFPEKLIPLFINNIIHNKPLPVYGKGDNTRDWLFVIDHARAIDTVFHNGKNHDSYNVGGFNEWKNIDLVKLLCKLMDEKLGRTPGTSEALISYVKDRPGHDLRYAIDASRINKELGWKPSVTFEEGLSKTIDWYLSNETWLKNVTSGAYQNYYETQYADR; encoded by the coding sequence ATGTCGAAATCTATTATTATCACCGGCGGAGCTGGTTTTATTGGCTCCCATGTAGTTCGTCTGTTTGTAAATAATTACCCGGAGTATAAGATCATCAATCTTGATGCGCTTACTTATGCCGGAAACCTGGAGAACCTGCGCGACATAGAGTCTGCCCCAAATTATGTGTTTGAGAAAGCCGATATCCTTGACAAAGATGTAATAGAGGCGCTTTTCAAAAAACACGAAGTAACAGATGTCATTCACCTGGCAGCAGAATCTCATGTCGATCGTTCCATTTTGTCGCCACTGGATTTCGTATATACAAATATTATAGGCACAGTGAACCTGTTGAATGCTGCAAAAGAGTGCTGGAAAGGAGACTATGCCAACCACCGTTTCCATCACGTTTCTACCGATGAGGTCTTTGGAACGCTGGGCGATACCGGCTTCTTTACAGAAACAACGCCTTATTCTCCCAATTCCCCCTATTCAGCCAGCAAAGCAGGTTCCGACCACTTTGTCCGCGCCTATGGTGAAACCTATGGTCTGGGATATGTAATTACCAACTGTTCCAATAACTACGGTCCCAACCATTTTCCGGAAAAGCTTATTCCGCTTTTCATTAATAATATCATCCATAATAAGCCCTTGCCTGTATACGGTAAAGGCGATAATACCCGCGACTGGCTTTTTGTTATAGATCATGCCCGTGCCATCGACACCGTCTTCCATAACGGTAAAAATCACGACAGCTATAACGTAGGCGGCTTTAACGAGTGGAAAAATATAGACCTCGTAAAACTGCTTTGCAAGCTCATGGATGAAAAACTCGGAAGAACGCCGGGAACCAGTGAAGCATTGATCTCTTACGTCAAAGACAGACCCGGACATGACTTACGTTATGCCATCGACGCTTCCAGGATCAACAAAGAACTTGGCTGGAAGCCTTCTGTAACTTTTGAAGAAGGACTGAGCAAAACAATCGACTGGTATCTGTCCAATGAAACCTGGTTGAAAAACGTAACATCAGGTGCTTATCAGAACTATTACGAGACACAATACGCAGACAGATAA
- the rfbC gene encoding dTDP-4-dehydrorhamnose 3,5-epimerase — protein sequence MKVEATKLEGCYIIHDTVFPDSRGYFFESFNKKKFEDLTGQSVEFVQDNQSYSSKGVLRGLHFQTGDAAQAKLVRAITGAVLDIAVDIRKGSPTFGEHVAVELTGENHLQLFIPRGFAHGFVVLSDTATFFYKCDNYYNKQAEGGIIYNDPEIGINWQLPQEQFSLSDKDLQLPTLSEFFKGQ from the coding sequence ATGAAAGTAGAGGCAACTAAATTAGAAGGCTGTTATATCATACACGATACAGTATTCCCCGACAGCAGGGGCTATTTTTTCGAGAGCTTTAATAAAAAAAAGTTTGAGGACCTTACGGGGCAGTCTGTCGAATTTGTGCAGGACAACCAGTCTTATTCCTCAAAAGGTGTTTTAAGAGGCTTGCATTTCCAAACCGGGGATGCAGCACAGGCAAAACTGGTTCGGGCTATCACCGGTGCTGTATTGGATATTGCCGTAGATATCAGGAAGGGCTCACCTACATTTGGAGAGCATGTAGCAGTAGAATTAACCGGTGAAAACCATTTGCAACTTTTTATCCCACGCGGCTTTGCGCACGGATTCGTGGTATTGAGTGATACTGCTACCTTCTTTTATAAATGTGATAACTATTATAACAAACAGGCAGAAGGTGGCATCATTTATAACGATCCCGAAATTGGCATCAACTGGCAGTTACCGCAAGAGCAGTTTTCTTTATCCGATAAGGATCTGCAATTGCCTACATTGTCTGAATTTTTCAAGGGTCAGTAA